In Engraulis encrasicolus isolate BLACKSEA-1 chromosome 24, IST_EnEncr_1.0, whole genome shotgun sequence, a single genomic region encodes these proteins:
- the LOC134441450 gene encoding uncharacterized protein LOC134441450 isoform X1, translating to MEETTKRQPAFDTSNISIYRSPAAETKEDEEELMMKVRELERLNALIAEGKAMLAMKTPGTPPDCECPTQADKTPEILIKCPPHGFLPVLQQTPSTMDNHRTTALSEKSCGAEPYDPFEVDAEDENPMMEGSIKGLHHESQQQEVTAEEVGIGTGPYGGIDMVSPIEGQLLSKVKGAGIGGMDIVSHRKDRPFSEPEVEDEETYLYREKPGDCHPTCSKRLKSSDQCEKTERTHSTDKSEVPKLTFGELETIFLSMGFHFPQSSTVNQLGSKVDDAIKPHGTTPSLFSSHVDTHGSQVYNLFQVSEEEHGNEAMEASQREHGNQPVKAGVEEQWKQAMEAIPQQPEMGGHGKQLVEAFIEEHGNPLMETAIGQHGNRPLEEGTLVQPQEGLLGEDGNALSGYDLESSKQEGEDFFSRAKMDKEHNRSNDHETGGQTKCMDNHHQANKAIPKAVSLQHSQGPVTNSVETIWICGDGLVDLASRLANSPTYGMKLGHTIAGVRLYWKGELSMKWAGLVPLLHLLACDWPIPDMLIIHLGDDDIIMRDTEELQCAMERDLTFIHDLFPHCLIVWSDLLPNKISKQGSSALVVQDGIHDVVNRRMHAVVAALGGMALTHELLIPELYRHHGARFSRLVVEKLFLNIKQFVSQWSLEVERASEMCSPECHPPPCASSFTCSILDDSIHPKSTNSHSKHKERPPSHPPSLPKKQEQVGEGQVKPKEVRLSTETAKRSTGVMEAKQCMEQRTRSPELVKPCPVPDESSASTHLKSPNSHPKPKEKYLSTLVLKKQQVTEAKVMDQDTEEVKCTTDNAKQPTEDTMVASQSSEMLNQPMGSNWLKGMVNQPMVAYWFKGMVNQPMVASQSTEMVNQPMVAYWSKGMVNQPMVASQSTEVVNRPMVTSQSTEVVNQPMVTKRSTDVVKQPMVAKRPAEVVNQPMVAGQSTEVVNQPMVASQSTEVLNQPMVPSQSTEVVNQLMVASQSTEVVNQPIRAKRSAEVMCSSEEAKRSRFTSTIPDDLSTATCPKATNGHPNPKGKPSSTSLPTEQQVSEAKVMKQDTEEVKCTTDNAKQPTEDTMVASQSTEMLNQPMGSKRSAEVVNQPMVASQSTEVVNQPMVARQSTDMLNQPMGSKRSAEVVNQPMVASQSTEVVNQPMVASQSTEMLNQPMVASQSTEMVNQPMVANWSKGMVNQPVVTSQSTGMVNQPMGSKRSTDVVNQPMLASWSTEVVNQPIVESRSTEVVNQPIGAKQSAEVMSSSEEAKPSRFTSTIPDDSSAASCPKATNSHPNPKGKPSSTSLPTEQQVTKAKVMDQVTEEVKCTTDNAKQPTEDTMVASQSTEMLNQPMVASQSTEMLNQPMGSKRSTDVVNQPMVAKRSAEVVNRPMVTSQSTEVVNRPMVAGLSTEVVNQPMVASQSTEVLSQPMVASQSTEVVNHPLVASQSTEVVNRPIRAKRSAEVMCSSEEAKRSRFTSTIPDDSSTATCPKATNGHPNPKGKPCSTSLPTEQQVTEAKVMDQDTEEVKCTTDNAKQPTEDTMVASQSTEMLKQPMGSKRSTDVVNQPMLASRSTEVVNQPIVENRSTEVVNQPIGAKRSVEVMCSSEGAKPSRFTSTIPDDSSAGISPKATNSHPNPKGKPCSTSLPTEQQQVGEEKYREAKRSTEERKLPTEEAKRSMEMEKQFTEVSRQSTEEPKQSPDDARWSREEARGAASAGARAVLAEKREALEAQKTALEAKLAKFAVSPTLRHTTEQQLKDLKIKLKIRKTIAKRVWIIGDSGVLISIQKHMFMRPVENGLVWKPYWIPLKGVTLSKVIQHLLDVCFSWPNPDMLIIHLGSSCDIPHGNLEEMVLTIQEHLLMIRRIFPQCALVWSDILSRTHRKTQGHEDAHSTDLASNRHEVNLRMRDIVKQLGGAAIAHGNIQPEHFVSESRMLSDEGVQLFKQNILALVDPWKWDHNYTQSLSEHLPEPTRPANHKETLGPSTDRTDHPITGCGIQKAARVVWICGNNFCGFARDSAKQQSIPLRSGTGSLEVVWKVVSKGRFPLKNLVRSEDKVIRQPDMVIIYLDGGDVRGNWESVVPNLKREMELLHTVFPECLLVWSDIFKGINLSTTDPGLDIINAIMHTAVTELGGRVVTHNNIGPDIFQGNNSKQVISRVTQRANLNIQEFVLKWETEISGLAQNTKPSPQ from the exons ATGGAGGAAACCACAAAAAGACAGCCGGCTTTCGACACCTCTAATATCAGCATTTACAGATCCCCTGCAGCTGAGActaaagaagacgaagaagagctGATGATGAAAGTAAGAGAGCTGGAGAGACTCAATGCATTGATTGCTGAAGGAAAGGCTATGCTAGCCATGAAGACACCGGGCACACCCCCTGATTGTGAGTGCCCAACTCAAGCTGATAAGACCCCAGAGATTTTAATCAAATGCCCACCCCACGGCTTCCTCCCTGTCCTCCAACAAACACCTTCCACTATGGACAATCATAGAACTACAGCCCTATCTGAAAAAAGCTGTGGGGCTGAGCCGTATGATCCCTTTGAGGTTGATGCGGAAGATGAGAACCCGATGATGGAAGGAAGCATCAAGGGGCTACATCATGAATCGCAGCAGCAGGAAGTAACAGCTGAGGAGGTTGGGATTGGCACTGGACCTTATGGTGGCATTGATATGGTGTCACCCATAGAGGGTCAACTCCTCAGCAAGGTCAAGGGGGCTGGGATTGGTGGCATGGATATAGTCTCTCACAGGAAGGACCGGCCCTTCAGCGAGCCTGAGGTAGAGGATGAGGAGACTTATCTGTACAGAGAAAAGCCTGGTGACTGCCATCCTACCTGTAGCAAGCGCCTCAAGAGTTCAGACCAATGTGAGAAAACAGAACGAACACATAGCACGGACAAGAGTGAAGTACCTAAACTAACCTTTGGTGAACTTGAGACCATTTTCCTCTCCATGGGGTTTCATTTTCCCCAGAGCTCCACAGTTAACCAGCTGGGAAGTAAGGTAGATGATGCAATAAAGCCTCATGGCACAACGCCATCATTATTTTCATCTCATGTAGACACCCATGGCAGCCAAGTGTATAACCTTTTCCAAGTGAGTGAAGAAGAGCATGGAAATGAGGCCATGGAAGCATCCCAAAGAGAACATGGGAATCAGCCGGTCAAAGCTGGGGTAGAAGAGCAATGGAAGCAGGCTATGGAAGCAATCCCACAACAACCAGAGATGGGCGGCCATGGGAAGCAGCTTGTGGAAGCTTTCATAGAAGAGCATGGGAATCCACTCATGGAAACGGCCATAGGACAGCATGGAAATAGGCCTTTGGAAGAGGGAACATTAGTGCAGCCTCAAGAAGGACTTCTTGGGGAGGACGGAAATGCTTTAAGTGGCTATGACCTAGAGTCTTCTAAGCAGGAAGGGGAGGACTTCTTCAGTAGAGCCAAGATGGATAAGGAGCACAACAGGTCAAATGACCATGAAACAGGAGGCCAAACAAAATGTATGGACAATCATCATCAGGCAAATAAAGCCATTCCCAAAGCTGTCAGTCTTCAGCATTCACAAG GGCCTGTTACCAATAGTGTGGAAACGATATGGATTTGTGGCGATGGACTTGTGGATCTGGCATCCCGCTTGGCAAATTCACCAACATATGGCATGAAACTGGGACATACTATTGCCGGCGTCCGCTTGTACTGGAAGGGTGAGTTGTCCATGAAATGGGCAGGGCTTGTACCCCTATTGCACCTGCTTGCTTGTGATTGGCCAATTCCAGACATGCTAATCATCCACCTGGGTGAcgatgacatcatcatgagggaCACAGAGGAGCTTCAATGTGCCATGGAGAGAGACCTGACCTTTATACACGACCTCTTCCCCCACTGCCTCATTGTCTGGTCAGACCTGTTGCCGAACAAAATTTCCAAACAAGGTTCTTCAGCTCTGGTGGTCCAGGACGGGATTCATGACGTGGTAAATCGCAGAATGCATGCTGTGGTTGCAGCACTGGGTGGAATGGCCCTAACTCATGAACTCCTCATCCCAGAGCTCTACCGCCATCATGGGGCCCGATTCTCACGGCTCGTTGTGGAAAAGCTTTTCTTGAACATCAAACAATTTGTGAGTCAGTGGAGCTTGGAAGTGGAACGCGCTTCAGAGATGTGTTCCCCAGAGTGCCACCCTCCGCCCTGTGCTTCTTCATTCACCTGTTCCATCCTTGATGACTCCATTCATCCTAAGTCTACCAACAGTCACTCCAAGCACAAGGAAAGACCTCCCTCACATCCCCCCTCATTGCCAAAGAAG CAAGAGCAGGTTGGTGAGGGACAGGTAAAGCCCAAGGAGGTGAGACTGTCTACGGAGACGGCGAAGAGGTCTACAGGGGTGATGGAGGCAAAGCAGTGTATGGAACAGAGGACTCGATCCCCTGAGCTGGTGAAGCCCTGCCCTGTTCCTGACGAGTCGTCTGCTTCCACTCATCTTAAATCTCCCAACAGTCACCCCAAGCCTAAAGAAAAATATTTATCTACCTTGGTGCTTAAGAAG CAGCAGGTCACTGAGGCCAAGGTCATGGACCAGGACACGGAGGAGGTAAAGTGTACTACAGACAACGCCAAACAGCCTACAGAGGACACAATGGTGGCCAGCCAGTCCTCAGAGATGCTGAATCAACCAATGGGGTCAAATTGGTTAAAAGGGATGGTGAATCAGCCAATGGTGGCATATTGGTTTAAAGGGATGGTGAATCAACCAATGGTGGCAAGCCAGTCCACAGAGATGGTGAATCAGCCAATGGTGGCATATTGGTCAAAAGGGATGGTGAATCAACCAATGGTGGCAAGCCAGTCCACAGAGGTGGTGAATCGGCCAATGGTGACAAGCCAGTCCACAGAGGTGGTGAATCAGCCAATGGTGACAAAGCGGTCCACAGACGTGGTGAAACAGCCAATGGTGGCAAAGCGGCCTGCAGAGGTGGTGAATCAGCCGATGGTGGCAGGCCAGTCCACAGAGGTGGTGAATCAGCCAATGGTGGCCAGCCAGTCCACGGAGGTGTTGAATCAGCCAATGGTGCCCAGCCAGTCCACGGAGGTGGTGAATCAGCTAATGGTGGCCAGCCAGTCCACGGAGGTGGTTAATCAGCCAATCAGGGCAAAGCGGTCTGCGGAGGTGATGTGCTCTTCAGAAGAGGCAAAGCGTTCTAGATTCACCTCCACTATTCCTGATGACTTGTCTACTGCCACTTGTCCTAAAGCTACCAACGGTCACCCCAACCCCAAAGGAAAACCTTCTTCTACCTCATTGCCTACAGAG CAGCAGGTCTCTGAGGCCAAGGTCATGAAACAGGACACGGAGGAGGTAAAGTGTACTACAGACAACGCCAAACAGCCTACAGAGGACACAATGGTGGCCAGCCAGTCCACAGAGATGCTGAATCAACCAATGGGGTCAAAGCGGTCTGCAGAGGTGGTGAATCAGCCAATGGTGGCAAGCCAGTCCACAGAGGTGGTGAATCAGCCAATGGTGGCCAGACAGTCCACAGATATGCTGAATCAGCCAATGGGGTCAAAGCGGTCTGCAGAGGTGGTGAATCAGCCAATGGTGGCAAGCCAGTCCACAGAGGTGGTGAATCAACCAATGGTGGCCAGCCAGTCCACAGAGATGCTGAATCAGCCAATGGTGGCCAGCCAGTCCACAGAGATGGTGAATCAGCCAATGGTGGCAAATTGGTCAAAAGGGATGGTGAATCAACCAGTGGTGACCAGTCAGTCCACAGGGATGGTGAATCAGCCAATGGGGTCAAAGCGGTCCACAGACGTGGTGAATCAGCCAATGCTGGCAAGCTGGTCCACAGAGGTGGTGAATCAGCCAATTGTGGAAAGCCGGTCCACAGAGGTGGTTAATCAGCCAATCGGGGCTAAGCAGTCTGCGGAGGTGATGTCCTCTTCAGAAGAGGCAAAGCCTTCTAGATTCACCTCCACTATTCCTGACGACTCATCTGCTGCCTCTTGTCCTAAAGCTACCAACAGTCACCCCAACCCCAAAGGAAAACCTTCTTCTACCTCATTGCCTACAGAG CAGCAGGTCACTAAGGCCAAGGTCATGGACCAGGTCACGGAGGAGGTAAAGTGTACTACAGACAACGCCAAACAGCCTACAGAGGACACAATGGTGGCCAGCCAGTCCACAGAGATGCTGAATCAACCAATGGTGGCCAGCCAGTCCACAGAGATGCTGAATCAACCAATGGGGTCAAAGCGGTCCACAGACGTAGTGAATCAGCCAATGGTGGCAAAGCGGTCTGCAGAGGTGGTGAATCGGCCAATGGTGACCAGCCAGTCCACGGAGGTGGTGAATCGGCCAATGGTGGCAGGCCTGTCCACAGAGGTGGTGAATCAGCCAATGGTGGCCAGCCAGTCCACGGAGGTGTTGAGTCAGCCAATGGTGGCCAGCCAGTCCACGGAGGTGGTGAATCACCCACTGGTGGCCAGCCAGTCCACGGAGGTGGTTAATCGGCCAATCAGGGCAAAGCGGTCTGCGGAGGTGATGTGCTCTTCAGAAGAGGCAAAGCGTTCTAGATTCACCTCCACTATTCCTGATGACTCGTCTACTGCCACTTGTCCTAAAGCTACTAACGGTCACCCCAACCCCAAAGGAAAACCTTGTTCTACCTCATTGCCTACAGAG CAGCAGGTCACTGAGGCCAAGGTCATGGACCAGGACACGGAGGAGGTAAAGTGCACTACAGACAACGCCAAACAGCCTACAGAGGACACAATGGTGGCCAGCCAGTCCACAGAGATGCTGAAACAGCCAATGGGGTCAAAGCGGTCCACAGACGTGGTGAATCAGCCAATGCTGGCAAGCCGGTCCACCGAGGTGGTGAATCAGCCAATTGTGGAAAACCGGTCCACAGAGGTGGTTAATCAGCCAATCGGGGCAAAGCGGTCTGTGGAGGTGATGTGCTCTTCAGAAGGGGCAAAGCCTTCTAGATTCACCTCCACTATTCCTGATGACTCATCGGCTGGCATTTCTCCTAAAGCTACCAACAGTCACCCCAACCCCAAAGGAAAACCTTGTTCTACCTCATTGCCTACAGAG CAGCAACAGGTCGGAGAGGAAAAGTATAGGGAGGCAAAACGTTCTACAGAGGAGAGAAAATTACCTACAGAGGAGGCAAAACGGTCTATGGAGATGGAAAAACAGTTCACAGAGGTGTCAAGGCAGTCTACAGAGGAACCGAAACAGTCTCCGGATGACGCAAGATGGTccagagaggaggcgagaggggcTGCTTCGGCGGGGGCGCGTGCAGTATTGGCGGAAAAGCGGGAGGCTCTGGAGGCACAGAAGACGGCATTGGAGGCCAAGCTGGCTAAATTTGCAGTTAGCCCAACACTGCGTCACACCACAG AACAACAACTTAAAGACCTGAAGATTAAACTGAAGATTCGAAAAACTATAGCCAAAAGGGTCTGGATTATTGGGGACTCTGGAGTGTTGATATCCATCCAAAAGCATATGTTTATGCGCCCGGTTGAAAATGGCCTTGTTTGGAAACCTTACTGGATACCGTTAAAGGGTGTGACCTTATCCAAGGTCATTCAGCATCTGCTGGATGTCTGTTTCTCCTGGCCCAATCCGGACATGCTGATCATCCATCTTGGATCATCCTGTGACATCCCACATGGGAACCTGGAGGAGATGGTGTTGACCATCCAGGAGCACCTGCTCATGATCCGACGGATCTTCCCCCAATGCGCCCTGGTGTGGTCGGACATCCTGTCAAGGACGCACAGGAAAACACAAGGACATGAGGATGCCCACAGCACTGACCTGGCCAGTAACCGACATGAGGTCAATCTGAGAATGCGCGATATAGTCAAGCAACTTGGAGGAGCAGCGATCGCACATGGAAACATTCAGCCAGAGCACTTTGTCTCAGAAAGCCGCATGCTCTCTGACGAGGGTGTGCAGTTGTTTAAGCAGAACATCTTAGCCCTTGTTGATCCATGGAAGTGGGACCACAACTATACCCAGAGTCTTTCAGAACATCTTCCTGAACCCACGAGACCTGCAAACCACAAGGAAACGCTGGGACCATCAACTGATAGAACCGATCATCCCATCACAG GCTGTGGTATCCAGAAGGCTGCGCGAGTGGTGTGGATTTGTGGGAACAATTTCTGTGGATTTGCCAGAGATTCGGCAAAACAGCAAAGTATTCCACTGCGAAGCGGCACTGGCTCGCTGGAGGTGGTTTGGAAAGTAGTCAGTAAAGGGAGGTTTCCCTTGAAGAACCTGGTGAGATCAGAGGACAAGGTCATTCGCCAACCAGACATGGTCATCATCTACCTGGACGGTGGTGATGTGAGAGGAAACTGGGAATCAGTTGTGCCCAACCTCAAGAGggaaatggagttactgcacacTGTCTTCCCAGAGTGCCTCCTTGTGTGGTCTGATATCTTCAAGGGAATTAATTTGAGCACCACAGATCCTGGTCTGGACATCATTAACGCCATAATGCACACTGCAGTTACTGAACTGGGTGGAAGAGTTGTTACTCACAACAACATCGGGCCAGACATTTTTCAAGGCAACAATAGTAAACAGGTTATTTCCAGAGTGACCCAAAGAGCCAACCTCAACATCCAGGAGTTTGTGTTGAAGTGGGAGACAGAGATCAGTGGCTTAGCACAGAACACAAAGCCCTCACCACAATGA